From the genome of Salvia splendens isolate huo1 chromosome 7, SspV2, whole genome shotgun sequence:
ACCACTAACACTCATGTTAATACGATAAAattgaatgatgaaatataATGTGATTCACATTCATTGGTACAATGGAATGAAGGagggaataaaataagaatgcAAATAGATTGTGATTTAATTCCTATCTTCATTCTATTAGCAACGATTTTCATTTTGTTAATATGTAGACTTACATCTTTAATCATTTCATCAAGAACCGGTAAAGCAGGGCCTTCTCTGAAATCAATTTTGTGTGTGACGCCAGCCTTTTCAATGACCGGCAAACCCAAATCGTAGTTCTCTCTATCAACGTCCATAGCCAATATCtgctaattaattataatttattacgAAGATACAAAATGAGATCTCACATTGTAATTATTGACATCAAATCTAATGGTAAAGATTTTAGTTTGTAGTATAGAAGGATCCAACCTTTCCATCTTGGGGAAGGGCGAGGGCTGTGGCCAAGAGAGAGTAGCCAGTGAAGACCCCAATTTCCATGGTGTTCTTCGCATTCATAAGCTTCAACAACATGCCCAGAAACTGCCCTTGATCCGGAGATGTAGccatcctattcctatttagtTCACTCACAATTTTGAATTTacaataacaacaacaacaataacgaAAAATGTTAAATTAATCCGTATCAACAAACATTGGGTGCTTTGCAGTAATTTCTCTAAGCTCTTTCATCGCCTTGTGCTCTCTCGGATACACACTTGTCTCCAGAATGTACTGTGTTTTTTcgataaattaaacaaatactaTATGAAATTCACCTCAATTAGTAAAAATAATGAACATTTTTCTTTAGAATTTACTTGGTAGAGAGCATCACTGTTCAGAAGACTCTTGTGCATAAGACTCTTGTGCCCACTCTCAGATTCTGCCATTTCCCAaatcaattttttcttttttcacgTTTGAGTTATGGATTTTCCTTATTTCTGCGATGAAAAAAGGTAATTATATAGAAGTTTGATGAGTTAATGGTTAGCTTGTTTATAACGCAAGTTGTGATGCCTGCCACCTTGTATTTTAATCAACGTTGTTTTTGTGAAGTATAACTAACAAATTTGTTATCACcctaataaagaaaaaaatcacatcaatatttattattagtattgTCATAGCTTTAAAATAGTCGTTAGCAAGGCGTGCAAGCATTTAGTGAAAAGAAAATGGATTCATTCAATAAGGTTAATTCATAacaaattttcattaattaacGAATGGAAATTAttcctaatttttttaaaagcgTGTGTTTTTGTGGCAAGAGTTTTCTAAAAACACATGAAATCCGTGTATCTTAAATTCTTAAGCAGGTAGTGATAATGCCTTGTTTAGGGATTCATTAAACTGCAgcctaagagcattagcaatggggcgccctaaggcgcgccacgtcagcagttttatcctcctacctcccaaCCTGCAATGGGAcgtcctaaggcgcgccctacggcgccacatcatcattttattattttgtttaattaatttaactattttcaaataacaagtaacgagtaaataaaaaacggtctaaataacaaacgccgaagttttaataaaaaaagttacatcattgaactaataataaaaaaaactaagtcggaccaattcctAACTTCCGACtcagctcatcgagtaacgcccggagatattcggcttcgtcggggtcggtacacttcttgagggccatgtgcgtctgcaacatcgtccttgccatcgacgctgttgctaacgactcaaatgcggtggccgtctgggtcgggagctctaccgggaccggagcttgggctgcagcggtcgacgatgagatCGCGgtcgccatcgggcgtgccatcgtccgcccatttcGGATGCTCTAAACCTATATTATGAATCTATGATGTTGGGCTTGTTTATACGCATTGGTTAGTTCACATTCAGACAAAAATACACATGAAAGTCTTGCATGTTACTAATATACCCTTTACAGATAGGATTGTTTTAAGAAAACCAATGAAATTGGAAGAATCTGTAGATATAGTTTTATGACTCATCCTATCAATGCAACTGTggaaaaaataattcattacAAACTAACTTCAATGTAATTgtggaaaaaataatttattactacAAACTAGCTTCAATACAATAGGGGAAAaagataatttattaaaaaataatttattactacAAACTAGCTTCAATACAATAGtggaaaatgataatttattacAAATACACTCCGTAGTAATTAATATAATCATAGACTCAttcaaaaaataagaataaagtTGAATAATAAGGCCTGGTTTGGTTTTCCAAATAGCTTATAGGAATATGATTAACTCGAGATAGAAATACGATCCAGAGTTAATATATGATCAAGACAAACTTTTTACGTTATTATGTGATGAATAAGATAGTCACCCAAATTTTTATAGAAATGGATGAAAGTTACGAATTTTGGTTAAATTCTATTCAATTCTGTACCCAAATTTTTATAGAAAGGGATGAAAGTTACGAATTTTGGTTAAATTCTATTCAATTCTGTAACTTTAAAAACAGTCAATTgttcaattaatttaaatttaggAGGGAGTTATATATGAGTTAGAAATagaaattcatgatttttttacaaatttatatatCACTCGCAAAAACATAAACTTTAATATGAAAATTAGAATGACATCAAATCTGAAAATCTGAAAATCTGAAAATTACAATGTAGGACCGCACATTGTGATTATTGACATCAAATCTGAAAATCTAATGGTCCATATTTTAGTATGCAGTATAGTAGGACCCAACCTTTCCATCTTGGGGAAAGGCGAGGGCTATGGCCAAGAGAGAGTAGCCAGTGAACACACCAATTTCCATGGTGTTCTTCGCATTCATAAGCTTCAACAACATGCTCAAAAACTGCCCTTGATCCGCAGATGTAGCcttcctattcctatttaattcaCTCACAATTTAGAAAATCACACATATAACAACAacaaaagaggaaaaaaaatcaGTCGAAATCAACTAACATTGGATGCTTTGCAGTAATTTCTCTGAGCTCCTTCGTCGCCTCCTGCTCTCTCGAATACACACTTGTCTCCAGAATATACTGtattttttatacattaaataaatatatcaaattcacctcaattcataaaataatGAACATTTGGCTTTAGAATTTACTCCCTCCGGCCGCGAATAGGatcccgttttttcattttagtccatccgcgaataggagtcccggttcactttaaccataaatggtaataggatcttaccttccactaactcattccactcacatttcatttaaaactaatatatacaagtggagcccctattccactaacttttttccactaatttttcttaacatttcttaaaacccgtgtcgcccataaatgagactcctaattgCGGATTGAGGGAGTACTTGGTAGAGAGCATCACTCTGTTGTGCCTACTCTCACCTTCTGTCATTTCCCAAATCAAGTTTTTTTTCTCACTTTTTAAAGGCTTGCATGTTGTAATAGGATTGTTTTAAGTATAGTTTCATGACTCATCCTATCAATGCAATT
Proteins encoded in this window:
- the LOC121741086 gene encoding caffeoyl-CoA O-methyltransferase-like isoform X1 translates to MAESESGHKSLMHKSLLNSDALYQYILETSVYPREHKAMKELREITAKHPMNRMATSPDQGQFLGMLLKLMNAKNTMEIGVFTGYSLLATALALPQDGKILAMDVDRENYDLGLPVIEKAGVTHKIDFREGPALPVLDEMIKDSKNHGTFDFVFVDADKVNYWNYHNRLIELVKVGGLIGYDNTLWNGSVVAPPDAPMLKYIRDNRDSVLEFNKAISADQRFEICQLAIADGITLCRRIS
- the LOC121741086 gene encoding caffeoyl-CoA O-methyltransferase-like isoform X2, which codes for MLSTKNRMATSPDQGQFLGMLLKLMNAKNTMEIGVFTGYSLLATALALPQDGKILAMDVDRENYDLGLPVIEKAGVTHKIDFREGPALPVLDEMIKDSKNHGTFDFVFVDADKVNYWNYHNRLIELVKVGGLIGYDNTLWNGSVVAPPDAPMLKYIRDNRDSVLEFNKAISADQRFEICQLAIADGITLCRRIS